The following proteins are encoded in a genomic region of Alphaproteobacteria bacterium:
- the pdxH gene encoding pyridoxamine 5'-phosphate oxidase, producing MTEDARHKADDFGPPGDPFGLFRQWYEDAVKAEPNDPNAAALATVGADGMPAVRMVLVKDFSERGFTFFTNYASRKADHLGEHPQAALCMHWKSLSRQIRIEGDVVAATEAESDAYFASRTRDSRLSAWASLQSRPLAHRDELEARVASFAARFPGEVPRPPHWGGFLLRPRMIEFWSLRPHRLHDRLAYTRQADGSWTAMRLYP from the coding sequence ATGACAGAGGATGCAAGACATAAGGCGGACGATTTCGGGCCGCCGGGCGATCCTTTCGGGCTTTTCAGGCAATGGTATGAAGATGCCGTTAAAGCCGAGCCGAACGATCCGAACGCGGCGGCTCTTGCTACCGTCGGCGCGGACGGCATGCCCGCCGTGCGCATGGTGCTGGTCAAGGATTTCAGCGAACGCGGCTTTACCTTCTTCACCAATTACGCGAGCCGCAAGGCCGATCATCTCGGCGAGCATCCTCAGGCGGCTTTATGCATGCACTGGAAATCGCTGTCGCGGCAAATTCGCATCGAAGGCGATGTCGTTGCCGCCACGGAAGCGGAAAGCGACGCCTATTTCGCGAGCCGGACTCGCGACAGCCGATTGAGCGCCTGGGCATCGCTGCAATCGCGGCCGCTGGCGCACCGGGACGAGCTTGAGGCGCGCGTCGCCTCGTTCGCCGCCAGATTTCCCGGCGAGGTGCCGCGCCCTCCTCATTGGGGCGGTTTCCTGCTGCGCCCCCGCATGATCGAGTTTTGGAGTCTCCGTCCGCATCGCCTTCACGACCGTCTTGCCTATACGCGCCAGGCGGACGGAAGCTGGACGGCGATGCGGCTTTACCCATAA
- the fabI gene encoding enoyl-ACP reductase FabI — translation MSDIPAVSPLVSNLMKGKRGLVMGVANDRSIAWGIASVAAAHGAELAFTYQGEPLLKRVGPLTQSIGSNILLPCDVTDAASIDAVFTELGKHWDNLDFIVHAVAFSDRKELDGRYLDTTRGNFLQTMDISCYSFTALAQRALPMMKNGGSLLTLSYLGAERVMPHYNVMGVAKAALEASVRYLAVDLGKDNIRVNAISAGPIKTLAASGIGDFRYILKWNEINAPLKKNVTQQEVGNAALYLLSDLGSGMTGEVMHVDAGYHAVGMVAVDEIAALRELVGNMAESQNHTA, via the coding sequence ATGTCCGACATACCTGCTGTTTCCCCGTTGGTTTCCAATCTGATGAAAGGCAAGCGCGGCCTCGTCATGGGCGTCGCGAACGACCGCTCCATCGCCTGGGGAATCGCCTCCGTCGCCGCCGCGCACGGCGCGGAACTGGCCTTCACCTATCAGGGCGAGCCGCTGCTTAAGCGCGTCGGGCCTCTGACGCAGTCGATCGGCTCCAATATCCTGCTGCCCTGCGACGTGACCGACGCGGCCAGCATCGACGCCGTGTTCACCGAACTCGGCAAGCATTGGGACAATCTCGATTTCATCGTCCATGCGGTGGCCTTTTCCGACCGCAAGGAGCTTGACGGGCGCTATCTCGATACCACGCGCGGCAATTTCCTGCAGACCATGGACATTTCCTGCTATTCTTTCACCGCGCTGGCGCAGCGCGCGCTGCCGATGATGAAAAACGGCGGCAGCCTCCTGACGCTGTCCTATCTCGGCGCCGAGCGCGTCATGCCGCATTATAACGTGATGGGCGTCGCCAAAGCCGCGCTGGAAGCATCCGTCCGCTATCTCGCGGTCGATCTCGGCAAGGACAATATCCGCGTCAACGCCATCTCGGCGGGGCCGATCAAGACGCTGGCCGCGAGCGGCATCGGCGATTTCCGCTATATCCTGAAATGGAACGAGATCAACGCGCCGCTGAAGAAGAACGTCACGCAGCAGGAAGTCGGCAATGCCGCGCTCTATCTGCTCAGCGATCTCGGCAGCGGCATGACCGGCGAAGTGATGCATGTCGACGCGGGCTATCACGCCGTCGGCATGGTGGCGGTGGACGAAATCGCCGCGCTGCGCGAGCTGGTCGGCAACATGGCGGAAAGCCAGAACCACACGGCATAA
- a CDS encoding lysophospholipid acyltransferase family protein, which produces MIFCRNLCFQILFFLWNFILAIVFLWVLLLPRRCLFALVGIYLGGISFLMRAVAGVSFRVLGQENLPAAPCIIAAKHLAPWETMILPRLGKSPAIVLKRELMWLPLWGWYAWKYGNVPVDRGAGAKAMRKMIHAARGVIKDGRDLMIFPQGTRLEPGEWKPYKTGVAALYQALGAPVLPVALNSGIYWSRGGKLKRTGTVTIEFLPVIPPGLPRAEMMRQLQDAIETATNRLVVAEGGMAVPAPDQTTAIAH; this is translated from the coding sequence ATGATTTTCTGCCGCAATCTGTGTTTTCAAATATTATTTTTCCTGTGGAATTTCATTCTGGCGATCGTCTTCCTGTGGGTTCTCCTGCTGCCGCGCCGATGCCTGTTCGCGCTGGTGGGCATATATCTCGGCGGCATATCGTTTTTGATGCGCGCCGTCGCGGGCGTGAGTTTCCGCGTTCTGGGACAAGAGAACCTGCCCGCGGCTCCATGCATCATCGCGGCCAAGCATCTCGCGCCGTGGGAGACGATGATCCTGCCGCGACTCGGCAAATCGCCCGCCATCGTGCTGAAACGCGAATTGATGTGGCTGCCGCTATGGGGCTGGTATGCATGGAAATACGGCAATGTGCCGGTCGATCGCGGCGCGGGCGCGAAAGCCATGCGGAAAATGATCCACGCCGCGCGCGGCGTCATCAAGGACGGGCGCGACCTGATGATTTTTCCGCAAGGCACCCGGCTGGAACCGGGAGAATGGAAACCCTATAAGACGGGCGTGGCGGCGCTCTACCAGGCGCTTGGCGCGCCGGTGCTGCCGGTGGCGCTCAATTCCGGAATTTACTGGAGCCGGGGCGGAAAGCTCAAGCGCACCGGAACGGTCACGATTGAATTCCTGCCCGTCATCCCGCCCGGCCTGCCCCGCGCGGAAATGATGCGGCAACTGCAAGACGCTATCGAAACCGCCACCAACCGGCTTGTCGTGGCCGAAGGCGGTATGGCAGTCCCTGCGCCGGATCAAACAACGGCCATTGCGCATTAA
- a CDS encoding YdcF family protein: MIKRALILIAVLGVIWLTGLVVFVGYVDAMHETDGGEAVDAIVVLTGGSERVATGVDLLRRGLGKKLFISGVAPGVEPDKILNDSALAPEQKSCCVILGYRADDTIGNAEETLQWLRRENYRSMRLVTAHYHMLRSLLEFRMLDSGVRIIPHPVAPVRVQLDGWWARGGTARLLMTEYNKLIVTMARTIVYGVLK; encoded by the coding sequence ATGATCAAGCGCGCGCTGATTTTGATCGCCGTTCTGGGCGTCATATGGCTCACCGGCCTTGTCGTCTTCGTCGGCTATGTGGACGCCATGCACGAAACGGACGGCGGCGAAGCGGTGGACGCCATCGTCGTGCTGACCGGCGGCAGCGAGCGCGTCGCCACGGGCGTCGATCTGCTGCGGCGCGGCCTTGGCAAAAAATTATTTATCTCCGGCGTCGCGCCCGGCGTGGAGCCGGACAAGATTCTCAATGACAGCGCGCTCGCCCCCGAACAAAAATCCTGCTGCGTGATCCTGGGCTACCGGGCGGACGACACCATTGGCAATGCCGAGGAAACGCTGCAATGGCTGCGGCGGGAGAACTACCGCTCGATGCGGCTCGTCACCGCCCACTATCACATGCTGCGCAGCCTGCTCGAATTCCGGATGCTGGATTCCGGAGTCAGGATCATTCCCCATCCCGTCGCCCCCGTCCGCGTGCAGCTCGACGGCTGGTGGGCGCGCGGCGGCACGGCGCGTCTGCTGATGACCGAGTATAACAAGCTGATCGTAACCATGGCCCGCACCATCGTCTATGGCGTACTCAAATGA
- a CDS encoding glycine zipper 2TM domain-containing protein: MIRRFAVLGLVAAAVMAAPAPARADGILDVGTLVGAGLGGLVGNQIGHGTGKSVATAVGVIAGGVIGHHVDRTWDGNGSGGVQRTYYQPQQTVYYNSGYTPNYVAQPAAPVNVVYTSTYYGGRGHRHRGYRALEVQQVYAPQQVYAPQPSYLEVNQQSADYCREYTQRAVVGGQVRETYGTACLQPDGSWKITQ, translated from the coding sequence ATGATACGCCGTTTTGCTGTTTTGGGACTGGTCGCTGCGGCAGTGATGGCCGCGCCCGCTCCAGCCAGGGCGGACGGAATTCTCGATGTCGGCACCCTTGTCGGCGCCGGGCTGGGCGGCCTTGTCGGCAACCAGATCGGCCACGGCACCGGCAAAAGCGTCGCGACCGCCGTGGGTGTGATCGCCGGCGGCGTCATCGGCCATCATGTCGACAGAACATGGGACGGCAATGGAAGCGGCGGCGTTCAGCGGACTTATTATCAGCCGCAGCAGACAGTCTATTATAACAGCGGCTACACTCCCAACTATGTCGCGCAGCCCGCGGCTCCGGTGAATGTGGTGTATACATCCACCTATTATGGCGGGCGTGGCCACAGGCATCGCGGCTATCGCGCGCTGGAGGTGCAGCAGGTTTACGCGCCGCAGCAAGTTTATGCGCCGCAGCCTTCCTACCTCGAGGTCAATCAGCAGTCGGCCGATTACTGCCGCGAATATACCCAGCGCGCGGTCGTCGGCGGCCAGGTGCGGGAAACTTACGGCACGGCATGCCTGCAGCCCGACGGAAGCTGGAAAATCACCCAATAA
- a CDS encoding RT0821/Lpp0805 family surface protein: MTRKILLAPLFGLMLALSACQTDSLSSVGTKEGVGTVGGAALGGLLGNQFGGGSGKTIATVAGVLLGGWAGNSIGVSLDRADQTYMGRAQSQAYSAPVGQQIVWSNPQNGNSGTIVPTRDGHDASTGAYCREYQTTVTVGGKKQAAYGQACQQPDGSWQVVK, encoded by the coding sequence ATGACACGCAAAATTCTCCTGGCCCCGCTTTTCGGCCTCATGCTGGCCCTATCGGCCTGCCAGACCGACAGCCTCAGCAGCGTCGGCACCAAAGAAGGCGTCGGCACGGTCGGCGGCGCGGCGCTCGGCGGCTTGCTCGGCAACCAGTTCGGCGGCGGCTCCGGCAAGACCATCGCCACGGTAGCGGGCGTCCTTCTGGGCGGCTGGGCCGGCAATTCGATCGGCGTTTCGCTCGACCGCGCCGACCAGACCTATATGGGCAGAGCCCAAAGCCAAGCCTATTCGGCCCCCGTCGGACAGCAAATCGTCTGGAGCAATCCTCAGAACGGCAATTCCGGCACCATCGTTCCGACTCGTGACGGGCACGACGCTTCGACCGGCGCTTATTGCCGCGAATATCAGACCACGGTCACGGTCGGCGGCAAGAAGCAGGCCGCCTACGGCCAGGCTTGCCAACAGCCCGACGGCTCCTGGCAAGTCGTCAAGTAA
- a CDS encoding histidine triad nucleotide-binding protein gives MTYDPNNIFAKILRGEIPCKKIHENDHALAFHDIHPKAPIHVLVIPKGPYVTLDDFSANATTAEIEGFWRAVGFVAKESGAAAEGWRLIANNGANAHQEVPHFHIHILAGRALGPMLSRSD, from the coding sequence ATGACCTACGATCCGAACAACATCTTCGCCAAAATCCTGCGCGGGGAAATTCCGTGCAAAAAAATCCATGAAAACGACCATGCGCTGGCGTTTCATGACATTCATCCCAAAGCGCCTATCCATGTGCTGGTCATTCCCAAAGGGCCTTATGTGACGCTGGACGATTTCAGCGCGAATGCTACCACAGCCGAGATCGAGGGATTCTGGCGCGCGGTCGGCTTTGTGGCCAAGGAATCCGGCGCGGCGGCGGAAGGCTGGCGGCTGATCGCCAACAACGGCGCGAACGCGCACCAGGAAGTGCCGCACTTCCATATTCATATCCTCGCGGGACGGGCGCTCGGCCCGATGCTGTCGCGAAGCGATTAG
- a CDS encoding cation diffusion facilitator family transporter → MTEEQDNGRLRRWATHASISVAVILIAAKLTAYILTNSVAVLSSLIDSTVDLLASLVTFWGVASALRPPDRKHRYGYGKAEPLAALAQAAFITGSSVLLGYESLHRLLEPSVPTDLPVGYGVMALAILLTLLLVLFQNFVVRRTGSMAISADRMHYRGDLLTNVAVIVALILGDVTGSGLFDPAFALLIAAILIGGAARIARAALSVLLDRELPESERTQLSALVRGHPQVRGMHDLRTRSDGDRKFIEFHLELDGSLTLTAAHDIADAIERQLRSSFPGAEILIHQEPAGLDDERLDKRVENSK, encoded by the coding sequence ATGACGGAAGAACAGGACAACGGACGGCTTCGGCGCTGGGCAACCCATGCCAGCATAAGCGTGGCGGTCATTTTGATCGCCGCCAAGCTTACGGCCTATATTCTCACCAACTCGGTGGCGGTGCTGTCGTCGCTCATCGACTCCACGGTCGATCTGCTGGCGTCGCTGGTGACATTCTGGGGCGTCGCCAGCGCCTTGCGCCCGCCCGACCGCAAGCATCGCTACGGTTACGGCAAGGCGGAGCCTTTAGCGGCATTGGCGCAGGCGGCCTTCATTACCGGCTCGTCGGTGCTGCTGGGATATGAATCCCTGCATCGCCTTCTGGAACCCAGCGTTCCCACGGATCTCCCGGTTGGATACGGCGTCATGGCGCTGGCGATCCTGCTGACGCTGCTGCTGGTTTTGTTCCAGAATTTCGTGGTGCGCCGCACGGGCTCGATGGCGATCAGCGCCGACCGGATGCATTATCGCGGCGATCTGCTCACCAATGTCGCGGTTATCGTGGCGCTCATTCTCGGCGACGTGACGGGCAGCGGGCTGTTCGATCCGGCTTTCGCGTTGCTGATCGCCGCGATCCTGATCGGCGGCGCGGCGAGAATCGCCCGCGCCGCTTTATCGGTTCTGCTCGACCGCGAACTTCCCGAAAGCGAGCGGACGCAGCTAAGCGCGCTGGTGCGCGGCCATCCGCAGGTGCGCGGAATGCATGATCTGCGCACCCGCAGCGACGGCGACAGGAAATTCATCGAGTTCCATCTGGAGCTGGATGGCAGTTTGACTTTGACCGCCGCGCATGACATCGCCGACGCCATCGAGCGGCAGCTACGCTCCTCTTTTCCGGGGGCGGAAATCTTGATCCATCAGGAACCGGCGGGCCTCGACGATGAGCGGCTAGATAAGCGGGTGGAAAACTCGAAGTAG
- a CDS encoding glycosyltransferase family 39 protein translates to MLLGWLNFIGLCALAAAWTARREKAQQIPRCEQPLVWFVFIWFALILTGHVLTIFGELNNPVLYCGVSLLMLSGAMWSFARLAPVNSVPRPVWDAPALPFYSFGNPKTEKYLGRALLALLAVAAACSLILVLHNYAGNADSVSYRLPRAFWYVSHGGFLHPFDAFDRRTIFYPLNGTALYVPLVVYGLPGTFHNAPTYIAWLAIALVCYRFARTLGAGRTIALLATALAALTPNVLVQAAATNDEILAGGALLLAVYFLFRWLQADQNIYLLLGVCAAGIGIGTKLHVVFYLPVLAVALAMMIYGAWRHPQTAKRIGRCAGWRGAAASLALLAVTILPFLVYNKISSGKFYFADEFADAFFNTRGKLHVALQNTLIYFAQMFVAPVADLYGAPDGDDRFAFHNALNDFFRPLIQPFLSADRADYHLQYKFTGVTLPVSPAYLEYSLWAGFIYLIAPFAWIQIAWTKALPWRGWWMLLALSPFIWMLTWCASTLYMEGTPTYLAYYLIVAAPALAFAFLKIDRAWLNRLRWAVAGFVLVTHIVIDANTYLYNEFRNVPRLMTSARLPYDWELMEQSVIGELEAAKKIRIVFTRWGLSYFGFMHHNPHAFYYGPHEAVPDPEQTLVVYAAPGAQHWGFAPVYVPHKPTSGLSFIGKMRGWSNEGVFALGNGVERRWPDRNRYLLFFVKASVGEGKLFVDFSETLPGLNADDRLEFRYEIIDRGQTLASRDWDRSPVWRISVPDSYHGMDYMVRIAVRVPGHAEPDVTYDLDLGGVREWTADMIGARP, encoded by the coding sequence ATGCTTCTCGGCTGGCTGAACTTTATCGGATTATGCGCGCTCGCGGCGGCCTGGACGGCGCGGCGCGAGAAAGCGCAGCAGATACCGCGCTGCGAACAGCCGCTTGTCTGGTTCGTATTCATATGGTTCGCCCTGATCCTGACCGGCCACGTCCTCACCATTTTCGGCGAGCTTAACAATCCGGTTCTCTATTGCGGCGTCTCGCTGCTTATGCTTTCCGGCGCGATGTGGAGCTTTGCGCGGCTTGCTCCGGTGAACAGCGTGCCGCGCCCGGTCTGGGACGCGCCCGCTCTTCCTTTTTATAGCTTCGGCAATCCGAAAACCGAAAAATATCTCGGGCGCGCCCTGCTTGCGCTGCTTGCCGTCGCGGCCGCATGCAGCTTGATTTTGGTGCTGCATAATTACGCTGGCAACGCGGATTCCGTATCCTACCGGCTGCCGCGCGCCTTCTGGTATGTCAGCCATGGCGGCTTCCTGCATCCTTTCGATGCCTTCGACCGGCGCACGATATTCTATCCGCTGAACGGCACGGCGCTTTATGTGCCGCTGGTGGTGTATGGCCTGCCGGGCACGTTCCATAACGCGCCGACCTATATCGCCTGGCTTGCCATCGCGCTGGTCTGTTACCGGTTCGCGCGGACGCTCGGCGCGGGACGGACGATCGCGCTGCTGGCGACCGCGCTCGCCGCGCTGACGCCCAATGTCCTGGTGCAGGCCGCCGCGACGAATGACGAGATTCTGGCGGGCGGCGCTTTGCTGCTGGCGGTTTATTTCCTGTTCCGCTGGCTGCAGGCGGATCAGAATATCTATCTGCTGCTCGGCGTATGCGCGGCCGGCATCGGCATAGGCACCAAGCTGCATGTGGTGTTTTACCTACCGGTGCTCGCGGTGGCGCTGGCCATGATGATCTATGGCGCATGGCGGCATCCCCAAACCGCGAAACGCATAGGGCGGTGTGCCGGCTGGAGGGGAGCGGCGGCGTCCCTTGCTTTGCTTGCCGTCACGATCCTGCCGTTTCTCGTCTATAATAAGATTTCGTCGGGAAAGTTTTATTTCGCCGATGAATTCGCCGACGCATTTTTCAATACTCGCGGCAAGCTGCATGTCGCGCTGCAGAATACGCTGATTTATTTCGCGCAGATGTTCGTGGCCCCGGTCGCCGATCTCTATGGCGCGCCGGACGGCGACGACCGCTTCGCGTTTCATAACGCGCTCAATGATTTTTTCCGGCCTCTGATCCAGCCGTTTCTCAGCGCCGACCGCGCCGATTACCATCTGCAATATAAATTCACCGGGGTCACTTTGCCGGTATCGCCGGCCTATCTGGAATACAGCCTGTGGGCGGGGTTCATATATCTGATCGCGCCATTCGCCTGGATTCAAATCGCCTGGACGAAAGCGCTGCCCTGGCGCGGCTGGTGGATGCTGCTGGCGCTGTCGCCTTTCATCTGGATGCTGACATGGTGCGCCAGCACGCTCTATATGGAGGGCACGCCGACCTATCTGGCGTATTACCTGATCGTCGCCGCGCCGGCGCTGGCCTTCGCTTTTCTGAAAATCGACCGGGCATGGCTCAATCGCCTGCGGTGGGCTGTGGCCGGTTTCGTGCTTGTCACCCACATCGTCATCGACGCGAATACCTATCTGTATAATGAATTCCGCAATGTTCCCCGGTTGATGACCTCGGCCCGGCTGCCTTACGATTGGGAGTTGATGGAGCAGAGCGTCATCGGCGAACTCGAAGCCGCCAAGAAAATCCGCATCGTCTTCACGCGCTGGGGTCTGTCCTATTTCGGCTTCATGCACCACAATCCGCATGCCTTCTATTACGGCCCGCACGAGGCGGTGCCCGATCCGGAGCAGACGCTCGTCGTCTATGCCGCGCCGGGAGCCCAGCACTGGGGCTTCGCGCCGGTCTATGTGCCGCACAAGCCGACGTCCGGTTTGAGCTTCATAGGCAAAATGCGCGGATGGAGCAATGAAGGCGTCTTCGCGCTTGGCAACGGCGTCGAGCGGCGATGGCCCGACCGTAACCGCTATCTGCTGTTCTTCGTCAAGGCATCCGTAGGCGAGGGCAAGCTCTTCGTCGATTTCTCCGAAACCTTGCCCGGCCTTAACGCCGATGACCGCCTCGAATTCCGCTATGAAATCATCGATCGCGGCCAGACGCTCGCCAGCCGCGATTGGGACAGAAGCCCCGTTTGGCGCATCTCCGTGCCCGATTCATATCACGGCATGGATTACATGGTGAGAATTGCCGTGCGCGTGCCCGGCCATGCGGAGCCTGACGTGACGTACGACCTCGACCTCGGCGGCGTTCGCGAATGGACGGCGGACATGATCGGCGCGCGGCCTTAG
- a CDS encoding DnaJ C-terminal domain-containing protein yields the protein MANPYQILGVTKSATADELKSAYRKLAKKLHPDVNPGRKDIEHKFKEITAAYDLVSDPVKRAKFDRGELDDMGNERGGFARGGGDPFGQHGGGGRSYNYSSASSGNTDPFGSFSEDLFADLFGGSKRRGAGMGGGAQTKPRGGDATYTLTVGFIESCLGGKQRVTMASGKTIDVNVPPGTENGTKLRLKGLGQPGPGGAGDAIIDISVTPHPWFTRKDRDINLEAPVSLSEALLGASIKVPTLDGTVAVKVHKGANTGTLLRLKGKGVPAYGGKESGDLYVRLKVVLPDPPDHALADIVEKWSKKHAYDPRAKLGWES from the coding sequence ATGGCCAACCCTTATCAAATCCTCGGCGTTACCAAATCCGCAACCGCGGATGAGCTCAAAAGCGCCTATCGCAAGCTGGCGAAGAAGCTGCATCCCGATGTCAATCCGGGACGCAAGGATATCGAGCATAAATTCAAGGAAATCACCGCCGCCTACGATCTCGTATCCGACCCGGTCAAACGCGCCAAATTCGACCGGGGCGAGCTCGACGACATGGGCAACGAACGCGGCGGCTTCGCGCGCGGCGGTGGCGATCCGTTCGGCCAGCATGGGGGCGGCGGACGGAGCTATAATTACAGTTCAGCGTCTTCTGGCAATACCGATCCGTTCGGCAGCTTCAGCGAAGATTTATTCGCCGATCTGTTCGGCGGCAGCAAGCGGCGCGGCGCGGGCATGGGCGGCGGCGCGCAGACCAAACCGCGCGGCGGCGACGCCACCTATACCCTGACGGTGGGCTTCATCGAAAGCTGTCTCGGCGGCAAGCAGCGCGTCACCATGGCGTCGGGAAAGACCATCGACGTCAATGTCCCGCCCGGAACCGAAAACGGAACCAAGCTGCGCCTGAAAGGATTAGGCCAGCCCGGCCCCGGCGGCGCGGGCGACGCCATCATCGACATCAGCGTCACGCCGCATCCATGGTTCACCCGCAAGGATCGCGACATCAACCTCGAAGCGCCCGTCAGCCTTTCCGAAGCCCTGCTTGGCGCCAGCATCAAGGTGCCGACGCTCGACGGCACGGTGGCGGTCAAAGTCCATAAAGGCGCGAATACCGGCACCTTGCTGCGCCTTAAAGGCAAGGGCGTTCCTGCCTATGGCGGCAAGGAATCGGGCGATTTGTATGTCAGGCTCAAAGTCGTGCTGCCCGACCCGCCTGATCATGCGCTGGCCGACATTGTGGAAAAATGGAGCAAGAAGCACGCCTATGACCCCCGCGCCAAATTGGGGTGGGAAAGCTGA
- the asnB gene encoding asparagine synthase (glutamine-hydrolyzing), with product MCSIAGLIAKDASLNAEAGPEIARLLDGMHHRGPDARGVKRCSERVMLGSNRLRITDAFNPQADMPMTSADGNLTIVFNGEIYNHRELRRELQDYPFRTQSDTEVLLAAYRKWGKGCLDRLEGMYAFCIHDARADTSLIACDPTGQKTAYIYEDKDAIVFASEIDPLIASPFRHKDWDLDGLSEFVAHRFILGSQTHIRQIRKLESGTCLTISPEGQKTERFYKVPVGDQARHDADRIGDDIAHAVTQGCRRTFDLEVPYALLLSGGIDSTAVLAEARRHGLALQTFSIGFQPAGSILKEAGSVFDEFEYSRMLASQYHTRHEEITLTAADYCNYLDKWASIAGEPMGSQEAPCLIKLFEHAGRQAKVVFSGSGPDELFDGYSYGKKLAGIPLSGLPEQYFDSFRWTGDTDLSRLMPNHDSRKIATGKYRDTLSLYEGQIDDPLQAVQLVHFHGRLNVYEFRQMDLISMRHSVEARAPLADTGLVARAFDFDPALKQRHGEEKGIYKHALRNLVPAVIGARKKQGFPIPAEMWRSAAFEERARILFEPGAVLTGTGLIDKAYLHDLWESPDHATRNIFSRLYTAESILRRQAPLLEPVLAAVPGLPSRWSLPSLIP from the coding sequence ATGTGTTCGATTGCCGGCCTGATTGCCAAAGACGCATCGCTGAATGCCGAAGCCGGTCCGGAAATCGCCCGGCTTCTTGACGGCATGCATCATCGCGGCCCCGACGCGCGCGGCGTCAAGCGCTGCTCCGAGCGCGTGATGCTGGGCAGCAACCGACTGCGTATTACCGACGCTTTCAATCCGCAGGCCGACATGCCGATGACGTCCGCCGACGGCAATCTCACGATCGTTTTCAACGGCGAGATTTACAACCACCGGGAATTGCGCCGCGAACTCCAGGATTATCCATTCCGCACGCAATCCGATACCGAAGTTCTGCTGGCCGCCTATCGGAAATGGGGGAAAGGATGTCTCGACCGGCTTGAAGGCATGTACGCGTTCTGCATTCATGACGCGCGGGCGGATACCAGCCTGATTGCCTGCGACCCTACCGGCCAGAAGACCGCTTATATATATGAAGACAAGGACGCCATTGTCTTTGCTTCCGAAATCGATCCGCTGATCGCCAGCCCCTTCCGCCACAAGGATTGGGATCTTGACGGGCTTTCCGAATTCGTGGCCCACCGCTTCATTCTCGGCAGCCAGACCCATATCCGGCAGATCCGCAAACTCGAATCCGGCACCTGCCTGACGATTTCGCCGGAAGGGCAGAAGACGGAACGCTTCTATAAAGTGCCTGTCGGCGATCAGGCCCGGCACGATGCCGACCGGATAGGCGACGACATCGCACATGCCGTCACGCAAGGCTGCCGCCGCACTTTCGATCTCGAGGTGCCCTATGCGCTGCTTTTAAGCGGCGGCATCGATTCAACGGCGGTCCTGGCGGAAGCGCGTCGCCATGGCCTCGCCCTCCAAACCTTCTCGATCGGCTTCCAGCCCGCAGGTTCCATTCTTAAAGAGGCCGGCAGCGTGTTCGACGAATTTGAATATTCGCGCATGCTGGCCAGCCAATATCATACGCGCCATGAGGAAATCACGCTAACCGCCGCCGATTATTGCAATTATCTCGACAAATGGGCGTCCATAGCCGGAGAGCCCATGGGATCGCAGGAAGCGCCTTGCCTCATCAAGCTGTTCGAGCATGCCGGGCGGCAGGCGAAGGTGGTTTTCAGCGGCAGCGGGCCGGACGAGCTGTTCGACGGCTATTCCTACGGCAAGAAGCTTGCCGGGATCCCATTGAGCGGCTTACCCGAGCAATATTTCGACAGCTTCCGCTGGACGGGCGATACCGATCTCAGCCGCCTGATGCCAAACCACGATTCCAGGAAAATCGCGACCGGAAAATACCGGGATACGCTCTCGTTATATGAAGGGCAGATCGACGATCCGCTGCAAGCGGTGCAGCTGGTTCATTTCCATGGCAGGCTGAATGTTTATGAGTTCCGGCAAATGGATCTCATCAGCATGCGCCATAGCGTCGAAGCCCGCGCGCCGCTTGCCGATACCGGACTTGTCGCCCGCGCTTTCGATTTCGACCCCGCGCTCAAACAGCGCCATGGGGAGGAAAAAGGCATATACAAGCACGCCTTGAGAAACCTCGTGCCCGCCGTTATTGGCGCCCGCAAGAAGCAGGGCTTCCCAATCCCCGCAGAGATGTGGCGCTCCGCCGCCTTTGAAGAGCGCGCGCGAATTCTGTTCGAGCCCGGCGCCGTGCTCACGGGAACCGGCCTGATCGATAAAGCCTATCTGCATGATTTGTGGGAGTCGCCGGATCATGCGACGCGCAATATTTTCTCGCGTCTCTATACCGCCGAGAGTATTTTGCGCCGGCAAGCGCCTCTTCTCGAGCCCGTGCTGGCGGCGGTTCCGGGCCTCCCCTCAAGGTGGTCTTTACCGAGCCTGATCCCATGA